TTCCATAGGTAGGTGGCAGGTTGAACGATCATTCGCGTGGCTGAATTTTTTCAGAAGGTTAGATAAGGATCATGAAAGGCTACCTGAATCATCTGTTGCATTCATCCAGGTAGCTTTCATTAATATCCTTCTAAAATGAGTCGTTCGGAATTTTAAACATGTTCTTAGCTTCAGTTATTATTGTTAATCCATTTCTTCTTCAAGCTTTTCAACACGCTTTAAAAGCAGCTCCATCTGCCCTTTCTGATAGTCGTTCTGTTCTTTTTGAAGTTTAAGCTCTTTATCCTTTTCTATCAGGTACAGGGTCAGCTCTTCGATTTTCTTTAAAAGCTTTGCTTGTACATCTCCAAGATCCACTCCATTTTCTTTGGCCTCGGTTGCAGACGGAATATCGGGAAGATGCCCGTGGCTGGTTATAAAAGTTTCCAGTTCAGGAAGTGAAGGTTTTGTATATTCCGGCGAGAAAACGTAGTCTGGCCAATTGTTGATTTCGACTTTGATTGCTTTTGCGCGGATTTTGCCGTTGACAGAGAGCTTTTCGCCGGGAGCACTGATTCCGATACCGACATTCCCGCCGGCAGTGATCCGCATTTTTTCGGTATTATCTCCCGTGTTGAAGCCAAGAAATCCTCCAGCCTTAGCGTCTCCACGATAAAAGTTTATCGAACTGTTTTGTTCTCCATAAAATGAATGTTCAATAGCAAAACTCTTTATATCACCCGAACCCTGAGTGTTATAACCCCTTACTCCAAGAAAGGTACCCTCTCCCTCAGAATTTCCTTCTGACAACCTTCCTAGTACAATCCCAAGCTTTTGGTCGTTAATAAATGTACCGATGTCCAACGCAGCCTTTGGCTGGAGGGTTCCTACTCCTATATTACCGGAATCACCGATTCGCAGTCTTGGAATTATATTGCCGGAAGACGGCTGATTATTAGTAAAAAAGTCCATACGCGTCTCGTATGAGCCACCTCTGGAAAACACAATTGCAGCTCCCCCGCCTCCCCCGCTTTGATACGTTATTGCATTTTGACTTTCGTTTGCCATTGTACCATTGATAGTTAATCCTTTTAGTAAATTGATATTACCGGGAATTGAGGAACCAAAAAAAGATGGGGCTATGGCTTCAAAAGAGGCAGCAGTTATGCCGGTTGTTGTATCCGACCCGTTCTTTGTCACATCCTGCAATGTCTGAGCATTTAGCGAAAGTATTGCGAATGCTTGAATTAAAACAAAATAAACAAATTTCTTCACCATGATATACGGGATATAATTAATAACGTTATGGGTCCTAACTCACACCTGTCCAAAATGAAATGAGGAAATAGGGGAAAAGGAGGAGGTTGTTTACCGAAAAAACGGTATGTTTTAATCGCGAAACAAAAACAGAGAACCTCCGTGATAAAAGTAAGTCTATTCAGCCGGATATTGGCACATCTTCCGAGAGAAAAATTCGATACATTAGTGAAGCAACATCAGAGCGATAAATACAGCAAAGGAATAAAGAGCTGGACACATCTGGTAAGTATGTTGTTCTGCCAGATCGCCGGGGCAGGATCAGTACGGGATATCAGCCATGGGCTACGAAGTATCACGGGCAATATGCATCATCCTGGGATATCGGGGGTACCGTGCAAATCAAGCCTGTCCAACATCAATCAACACCGGGGATATGAAGTATTCAAGGATTATTATTATGTTTTGCCGGACCATCTGATAAGCCGTCACAGCTTTGCCCGTAATAGCCTTAAACGACTCAAAAGAAAGATCTACCTGATAAAACCAAATGAGTGACTGCCAGCCATGTACCATGTTATGAATGATAAGAATCACTTAAAGAGAAGATTGTGAACATAAAATATCAGTGCGGGCTGTCTTAATCTCACATTTGAAACAGACCTACGATAAAATACAATTAAAATGGATTACTCTAAGAGCCAGATCATTGAAGAGATCAACAAACTGATACCTGAGCACAACTTCAAGCAAGAGCAGATTATAACTTCCGGGGGAAACTACTATGGCTGGGTAAGGGAGCGAATCGTATGGGATACACAGGTGATCATCAATGCGGTAAAATGTAATGAGCAGGCACTGCCTGATATGGAGAAGAAAATAACATTTCAGTTAGAACAGGAATTCAGGTCTATTATCAAGGTCGAGCCAATATTTTATCCTTATTCCAACCTGGAACTGATGGAAGGTATTGTGAATGGCGTGGTAGCACATTATGGTGTAAGTGCATTGGTGGGAGATATACTGCAGGATAAATCCTGTAAAGACGGCGGAAAAACTGCAGGGTATATTGTACTGACTGCTGTAAGGTTTCCAAGGATTGCCTGATATCCCGGGCAACTACTGAATACCGGAGCGTGTCTCAAAAGGAAGCTGAAAGCTTTGATCCTTTATCATTCATAATTTTGCGCCAACAGTTACCTGAACTCAATCCAGGTAAAATTTGCTTTTGAGACAGCTTTTTATTTATATGACAGGTTTATTAAGTTGGCCGTCACTTTTCTCCATCAGGTTTAAAAAACTGGCAGATAAAGGAATGTTTGCTATACCTATCGCCTTGTTTGTGAATACCCCTTGTTCATCCCGCTTTACTTTCCGTATATTACTGTTGGTACTGAAATCAGGTAGTCTCCTTTTATTTTAAGGGTAAAAAGTTCTCCTTCCCATTTGAATGATTAAAATCTTTCAATGTATGCATTACAAATGCACCCAGGGAATCTGGTGCTTGCTTATATTGTTCATACAGTTCTTCTGTAGCTTCCCGCTTTAATTATTGCGGTAAGCACCCACTGAAAACAACGGTAAACGCATTTGAACATCATTCTGGGATCCTAATGGCAAGCGATCAATAAGGCAAAGGTCTGTAACCTCCCGTTTTAGTTATGGGATTGATATACAAGTTTTATACAGCATGCTAAATGCTAATCCGATTAGCATTTTCTATTTGATTTCATCATTTTTTAGGGGTAGAGTGATAATAAATGTTGTTCCGATGTCCAGTGCACTATCTACTTTTATTGTTCCTCCTAATCTTTTTACATGCTTTTTAGTCAGGCTTAAACCTATTCCCGAGCATTCCTGATGAGGGTTAGAAGTCGTTACAAAGGGATCGAATA
This window of the Chitinophaga sancti genome carries:
- a CDS encoding transposase; the encoded protein is MAYRNNSETADSKRFCSIGRWQVERSFAWLNFFRRLDKDHERLPESSVAFIQVAFINILLK
- a CDS encoding DUF4372 domain-containing protein, translating into MIKVSLFSRILAHLPREKFDTLVKQHQSDKYSKGIKSWTHLVSMLFCQIAGAGSVRDISHGLRSITGNMHHPGISGVPCKSSLSNINQHRGYEVFKDYYYVLPDHLISRHSFARNSLKRLKRKIYLIKPNE